The Humulus lupulus chromosome 3, drHumLupu1.1, whole genome shotgun sequence genome window below encodes:
- the LOC133821776 gene encoding uncharacterized protein LOC133821776 encodes MEKRRLSWNNKWVTTAASIWIQCLVGAAYTFGIYSSALKSSQGYNQSTLDTVSVFKDIGANAGILSGLLYDAVTTQRWRSSFLGRWVSGPWVVLATGAAQFFVGYFFMWAAVAGLISRPPVIVMCLFMFFGAHGQTFFNTTNVVTGAHNFSGYSGTIVGIMKGFLGLSGAIQVQFYNILCKDNPSNFLLMLALLPTLVSIVLLAFVRIHEANKGDEKKYLDAFSVVALVIVVYLMIIIILENVYTLSIWSRISVFVLLLLLLSSPLGIAIKAQREESKLAVETSSTKTNPLLEKFYASTSSTSSAHEESSLNYHEELLTSDQGQVKVATDFTLQPYEEEEMNLLKAMGTINFWLLFLAMFSGMGAGVATINNMNQLGTSFGYTTLEITSFVSLWSIWNFLGRLGAGYLSDFLLHTRGWARPLLIAITQAIMAAGQIVIASGVRENLYVGSILVGICYGAQWSLMPTICKEIFGIRHMGTIFNTIAIASPVGSYIYSVRIIGYIYDKEASENICTGTHCFMTSFFIMAAVNCVGCLVGLTLFLRTRRFYKLVALKRLQSSSRQLLQ; translated from the exons ATGGAGAAGAGGCGTCTGAGTTGGAACAACAAGTGGGTGACGACAGCGGCGAGCATATGGATCCAGTGTCTCGTGGGTGCAGCGTACACCTTCGGAATCTACTCCTCCGCTCTCAAGTCCAGCCAGGGCTACAACCAATCCACTCTCGACACCGTCTCTGTTTTCAAGGACATCGGTGCTAACGCCGGTATCTTATCCGGTCTCCTGTACGACGCCGTTACGACGCAACGATGGCGTTCGTCGTTCCTCGGCAGGTGGGTGAGTGGGCCTTGGGTTGTCCTGGCGACTGGAGCAGCCCAATTCTTCGTGGGTTACTTCTTCATGTGGGCCGCCGTCGCCGGCCTCATTTCCCGGCCTCCGGTTATCGTCATGTGTTTGTTTATGTTCTTCGGGGCCCACGGCCAAACTTTCTTCAACACCACTAATGTCGTCACTGGGGCCCACAATTTTTCTGGTTATAGTGGTACCATCGTCGGTATAATGAAG GGCTTTCTTGGCCTTAGTGGGGCAATACAGGTTCAATTTTATAACATATTGTGCAAAGACAATCCAAGCAATTTTCTTCTTATGCTTGCCCTTTTGCCCACGTTGGTCTCCATCGTACTATTGGCATTTGTAAGAATACATGAAGCAAATAAAGGAGATGAGAAAAAGTATCTGGATGCTTTCTCTGTGGTTGCTCTGGTCATTGTTGTCTatctcatgataataataatcTTGGAAAATGTCTATACTCTATCAATTTGGTCACGTATATCTGTCTTTGTACTTCTTCTGCTTCTACTAAGCTCTCCTCTTGGAATAGCAATCAAAGCACAGCGTGAGGAGTCAAAACTAGCTGTGGAAACATCTTCAACCAAGACTAATCCACTACTCGAAAAGTTTTACGCTTCAACATCATCAACAAGCTCAGCTCATGAAGAAAGTTCTTTAAATTATCATGAAGAACTACTTACTTCTGATCAGGGTCAAGTAAAGGTTGCTACAGATTTCACTTTGCAaccttatgaagaagaagagatgaaCCTTTTGAAAGCAATGGGTACTATTAACTTTTGGTTGTTGTTTTTAGCTATGTTTAGTGGAATGGGTGCTGGTGTGGCCACCATAAACAACATGAATCAATTGGGAACTTCTTTTGGCTATACAACACTAGAGATAACATCTTTTGTCTCTCTATGGAGTATATGGAATTTTCTTGGCCGGCTTGGAGCAGGGTACTTGTCAGATTTTTTGCTCCATACAAGAGGATGGGCAAGGCCATTGCTCATTGCCATCACTCAAGCAATTATGGCTGCTGGACAAATTGTCATTGCCTCCGGTGTTCGGGAAAATCTGTATGTTGGCTCCATCTTGGTGGGGATATGTTATGGTGCACAGTGGTCACTAATGCCAACAATCTGTAAAGAAATATTTGGTATAAGGCACATGGGTACTATTTTTAACACCATTGCCATAGCCAGCCCTGTAGGATCTTACATATATTCTGTAAGAATAATTGGGTATATATATGACAAAGAAGCTTCAGAAAACATTTGTACCGGCACTCATTGCTTCATGACATCTTTTTTCATCATGGCAGCTGTTAATTGTGTTGGGTGTTTGGTTGGTTTAACATTGTTCCTTAGAACGAGAAGGTTCTATAAGTTGGTTGCTCTCAAAAGATTGCAGAGTTCATCAAGACAATTGCTGCAGTGA